From a region of the Nitrospira sp. genome:
- a CDS encoding Lrp/AsnC ligand binding domain-containing protein, with translation MPDRAYVLINVHPGQTADVVKALSDIKEIKQIDPCWGKPDIFTIVEIPHQDALTQLVLAKIHAIPGVDQTDTHMVYRLQEGKPK, from the coding sequence ATGCCCGACCGAGCCTACGTCTTGATCAATGTCCATCCTGGCCAGACCGCCGACGTCGTGAAAGCCTTGTCGGACATTAAAGAGATCAAACAAATCGACCCCTGCTGGGGCAAGCCCGACATTTTCACGATCGTGGAAATTCCCCATCAAGACGCCTTGACTCAGCTGGTGTTGGCAAAAATTCATGCCATTCCCGGTGTCGATCAGACGGACACACACATGGTCTATCGGCTGCAAGAAGGTAAGCCCAAATGA
- a CDS encoding sigma-54-dependent Fis family transcriptional regulator: MSQAKLFVVDDDEAARTLLAEALAKEGYEVEAFASGQAAVERGRQAQPDVVLTDIRMEQGDGFLVLKEFKRFSPDTSIVLLTAFGSLEGAIEAIKQGAYDYLAKPFKRDDIRLVVQRSLEHCRLVRENARFRDEARAREPWSHLVGSSPAMLEVYKLVARVSDGRSTVLIEGESGTGKELIARAVHLNSPRRDKPFIPVNCGALPDHLLESEMFGYEKGAFTGAVGSKGGLFEAANGGTLFLDEIGDLGQALQVKLLRVMQEHEVRRVGSTSSVKVDVRIIAATNRDLAAQVKDGKFRDDLYYRLNVVRIALPSLAERREDIPMLAHHFLQKYAKQATHVRGFMPETMALLRRYHWPGNVRELENAVERAVSLSHGPLLLPDDLPESIRAEPDSSMVHKGSDGDPDPEALLTLDEVEKRHLSRVLKETRGNKVKAAKILGIDRRTLYRMAERFGLDFGDEGEEK; encoded by the coding sequence ATGAGCCAGGCAAAACTGTTTGTGGTCGACGACGATGAGGCGGCGCGGACCTTATTGGCCGAAGCGCTGGCGAAGGAAGGGTACGAGGTCGAAGCGTTTGCCAGCGGTCAGGCTGCGGTAGAACGTGGACGGCAAGCCCAGCCGGACGTGGTCTTGACCGACATTCGAATGGAGCAGGGTGACGGATTCCTGGTGCTGAAGGAATTCAAACGGTTTAGTCCGGATACGTCCATCGTGTTGCTGACCGCGTTTGGTTCGTTGGAGGGCGCGATCGAGGCGATTAAGCAGGGCGCGTATGACTACCTGGCCAAACCCTTCAAGCGAGATGATATTCGCCTGGTCGTACAGCGGAGTTTGGAACATTGCCGGCTCGTGCGGGAGAACGCCCGTTTTCGCGACGAGGCGCGAGCCCGCGAACCCTGGTCGCACTTGGTGGGCAGCAGTCCGGCCATGTTGGAGGTGTACAAGCTCGTGGCTCGTGTGTCCGATGGGCGCAGTACGGTGCTGATCGAGGGGGAAAGCGGAACCGGGAAGGAATTGATTGCGCGGGCGGTGCATCTCAACAGCCCGCGTCGTGATAAGCCATTCATTCCGGTGAACTGCGGGGCATTGCCTGATCACCTGCTTGAGTCTGAAATGTTCGGATATGAAAAGGGGGCGTTTACGGGAGCTGTGGGATCCAAGGGAGGATTGTTTGAAGCTGCCAACGGCGGCACCTTGTTTCTTGATGAGATCGGGGATCTCGGTCAGGCGCTGCAGGTCAAATTGTTGCGTGTGATGCAGGAACATGAGGTGCGGCGGGTCGGGAGTACCTCGTCGGTGAAGGTCGACGTACGCATTATTGCCGCGACCAACCGAGACCTGGCTGCTCAGGTGAAAGACGGCAAGTTCCGCGATGACTTGTATTACCGCTTGAACGTGGTTCGGATCGCGCTGCCATCGTTGGCCGAGCGGCGGGAAGACATTCCGATGCTCGCCCACCATTTTCTGCAGAAGTATGCCAAGCAGGCGACGCACGTGCGTGGTTTTATGCCTGAAACCATGGCCCTTCTCAGGCGCTATCATTGGCCGGGAAATGTGCGGGAGTTGGAAAATGCGGTTGAGCGGGCCGTCTCCCTTAGTCATGGGCCGCTGTTGTTGCCTGACGACCTCCCTGAGTCGATCCGTGCTGAACCGGATTCATCGATGGTTCACAAAGGGAGTGACGGGGACCCGGATCCCGAAGCCTTATTGACCTTGGACGAAGTCGAAAAGCGGCATCTCTCTCGGGTGCTCAAGGAGACGCGGGGAAACAAAGTCAAAGCGGCGAAGATTCTCGGGATCGATCGGCGAACGTTGTATCGGATGGCGGAGCGGTTCGGCTTGGATTTCGGCGATGAGGGGGAGGAGAAGTAG
- the malQ gene encoding 4-alpha-glucanotransferase, producing the protein MYNGTEQDLLRLLASRAGIAADYHDIAGTLHITSDDTRRAILSSMGFDVASRESLLQALIDLDDAPWRQTCDPILILQQGYAPTSWSCRLAVEPDEEPQLALKWQLIDEKGTSIHRGEIGPVMKPQEVRFVAGRRMIRIEVPLVSDLELGYYELSVASVGCKVSTEGAVRVVVAPPHCYVPEGIAHGGRVWGLAVQLYSVRSRTNWGVGDFTDLARLVEWAGRELGAGIVGLNPLHALKNSRPHHLSPYSPTSRLFLNELYIDLDRLPEYHASAEAQRLRRSPEFHRTVEQARASDFVDSESVAQAKRQMLDLAYRQFLIDNYTGTEPSLQPTSARGWLLERFIRDEGESLERFALFQAVDEDRRLVEQTQTLWPEWPSQYRTADSPALREFARRHRKRVRFFQYIQWVAADQLRAANARAEQVHMSVGLYPDLALGSDRNGAEAWMLQDVLALGTDCGAPPDAFAPQGQNWGFAPFNPLRLKATAYRSFIELLRKTFQQGRAIRIDHVMTLFRLFWVPRGMTAAAGAYVQYPAEDLLRILALESTRAQTLVIGEDLGTVPDYVREQLARYKVLSYRVLYFERTWDGSYKHPSAYPDQSLAVVTTHDLPTLTGYWIGEDIRLRARLGMYAHEQAVQQAFEERARDKRHILAALNGVGVLPAGTSEQPEHVPVMTPDLCRAIHVYLAMSPAWVVMANLDDVIGEVTQMNLPGTVDAYPNWSRKLSLSLEDLQRDERVQALAAAVRTLRPPAGASE; encoded by the coding sequence ATGTACAACGGCACCGAGCAAGACCTGCTTCGCCTTCTCGCCTCGCGAGCCGGTATTGCTGCTGACTATCACGACATTGCCGGCACGCTGCATATCACCAGCGACGACACCCGCCGCGCGATTCTGTCTTCCATGGGGTTCGATGTTGCGTCCCGCGAGTCGCTGCTGCAGGCGCTCATCGATTTAGACGATGCACCTTGGCGACAGACGTGCGATCCGATCCTCATTCTCCAACAGGGCTATGCCCCCACGTCGTGGAGTTGCCGACTCGCAGTCGAGCCGGACGAAGAGCCGCAACTAGCGCTGAAGTGGCAGCTGATCGACGAAAAAGGCACCAGCATCCATCGCGGAGAGATCGGTCCGGTCATGAAGCCGCAGGAAGTCCGATTCGTGGCGGGGCGACGGATGATTCGGATCGAGGTGCCGCTGGTCTCGGATCTGGAACTCGGGTACTACGAGCTCTCGGTTGCGAGTGTGGGGTGTAAGGTGTCGACGGAGGGAGCGGTCCGTGTCGTGGTGGCACCTCCCCATTGTTACGTGCCGGAGGGGATTGCCCATGGCGGACGCGTCTGGGGTCTGGCCGTGCAACTCTACTCCGTACGCTCGCGAACCAATTGGGGCGTCGGCGACTTTACGGACCTGGCGAGGCTTGTGGAATGGGCCGGACGCGAACTGGGGGCGGGCATTGTCGGTCTGAATCCTTTACATGCCCTGAAGAATTCTCGCCCGCACCATCTGAGTCCCTACTCTCCCACGAGCCGCCTGTTTTTGAATGAACTTTATATCGATCTCGATCGGCTACCGGAATATCATGCGTCGGCAGAGGCGCAGCGCCTGAGGCGTAGCCCCGAGTTTCACAGGACGGTGGAGCAGGCACGCGCGTCTGATTTTGTGGATTCCGAGTCCGTTGCGCAAGCAAAACGGCAGATGCTCGACCTGGCGTATCGCCAGTTCCTCATCGACAATTACACGGGAACCGAACCCTCTCTCCAACCCACGAGTGCGCGTGGGTGGCTGCTGGAGCGGTTCATTCGCGATGAGGGCGAGTCGCTGGAACGATTTGCGCTGTTCCAGGCCGTGGATGAGGATCGGCGTCTGGTCGAACAAACGCAAACGTTGTGGCCTGAGTGGCCGTCACAGTATCGCACGGCCGATTCACCGGCATTGCGTGAGTTTGCTCGACGCCATCGCAAGCGTGTTCGCTTCTTCCAATACATCCAATGGGTCGCCGCCGATCAGCTTCGGGCGGCCAATGCGCGTGCCGAGCAGGTGCACATGTCGGTTGGGCTGTACCCTGATTTGGCGCTAGGCAGCGACCGCAATGGAGCAGAAGCGTGGATGCTGCAGGATGTCCTGGCCCTGGGCACGGATTGCGGCGCACCGCCGGATGCCTTCGCGCCTCAGGGGCAGAACTGGGGATTTGCACCGTTCAATCCGCTGCGTCTGAAGGCGACTGCATATCGATCGTTCATCGAACTGCTGCGGAAAACGTTCCAGCAAGGGAGAGCCATCCGGATCGATCATGTGATGACGCTGTTTCGCTTGTTCTGGGTGCCGCGGGGGATGACCGCCGCGGCGGGAGCCTATGTGCAGTACCCGGCGGAAGACTTGTTGCGGATTCTGGCGCTGGAGAGTACACGCGCACAGACGTTGGTGATCGGAGAAGATTTAGGGACCGTGCCGGATTACGTACGTGAGCAGTTGGCGCGCTACAAGGTGCTCTCCTACCGGGTCTTATACTTTGAGCGAACCTGGGATGGCTCCTACAAGCATCCGTCAGCCTACCCCGATCAGTCCCTTGCGGTCGTCACTACTCACGATCTGCCCACGCTGACCGGCTATTGGATCGGTGAAGATATTCGGCTGCGTGCCAGACTTGGCATGTATGCGCATGAACAGGCCGTGCAGCAGGCATTCGAGGAACGCGCCCGGGATAAGCGGCATATCCTCGCCGCGCTGAATGGGGTGGGCGTCTTGCCGGCCGGAACCAGTGAGCAACCGGAGCATGTTCCGGTCATGACGCCGGATCTCTGCCGGGCGATACACGTCTATTTGGCGATGTCCCCGGCGTGGGTCGTGATGGCGAATCTTGACGACGTGATCGGCGAAGTGACACAAATGAATCTCCCCGGAACGGTAGATGCCTATCCCAACTGGTCGCGTAAATTGTCGCTGTCGCTGGAGGACCTCCAACGGGATGAGCGTGTACAAGCTCTCGCTGCCGCTGTGCGAACGCTTCGGCCTCCTGCCGGAGCGAGCGAGTAG
- a CDS encoding DUF72 domain-containing protein, whose amino-acid sequence MARQRVPGMMDLALVRFGTSSWAYEGWYGQVYHHAYSAGRFSKDSLAEYAAYAPGGAPLFRTVGIDHTFYRPATPRQLTQYAALVPPDFHFCAKVWEEITIPTYANLPRYGGKAGKPNPRFLDVGAFQDMVLHPFVESLPGRTGPFIFEFQRSGLEPEPFLDALDRFLAQLPVGHTYAVEIRNPAVLGPRYRDILRTHGVAHTYNHWTGMPPLLMQHRLMGERFTAPLLVMRLLTPLGLRHASAVERFAPYNRIVTAQPHMRREAASLIHAAARQKVLPYVLVNNRSEGNAPLTVQAIVEALAGIPD is encoded by the coding sequence ATGGCGCGTCAACGAGTGCCCGGCATGATGGACCTCGCCCTTGTCCGTTTCGGGACTAGTTCCTGGGCCTATGAAGGCTGGTATGGCCAGGTCTACCATCATGCCTATTCCGCCGGCCGATTTTCCAAAGATAGCCTCGCCGAATATGCCGCCTATGCACCCGGTGGAGCACCGCTGTTTCGCACGGTGGGCATCGACCACACATTCTATCGACCCGCGACACCCAGACAACTCACGCAATATGCTGCGCTGGTCCCGCCGGATTTTCACTTTTGCGCCAAGGTGTGGGAGGAAATCACCATCCCCACCTACGCCAACCTCCCGCGCTACGGCGGCAAGGCAGGGAAACCGAACCCTCGTTTTCTCGACGTGGGCGCGTTTCAGGACATGGTCCTTCACCCCTTTGTCGAGAGCCTGCCCGGCCGCACCGGCCCGTTCATCTTCGAGTTTCAGCGCAGCGGCCTCGAACCGGAGCCGTTTCTTGACGCGCTGGACCGTTTCCTCGCTCAGCTTCCAGTCGGGCATACCTACGCCGTGGAAATCAGAAATCCCGCCGTGCTGGGCCCGCGATACCGGGACATCCTGCGCACTCATGGCGTGGCGCATACCTACAACCATTGGACGGGCATGCCGCCGCTCCTCATGCAGCATCGCCTGATGGGCGAACGGTTCACCGCCCCCTTGCTCGTGATGCGTCTCCTGACGCCACTTGGTCTCCGCCACGCCTCAGCGGTAGAACGGTTCGCGCCGTACAACCGCATCGTCACCGCTCAACCTCACATGCGCCGAGAGGCCGCCTCCCTGATTCATGCCGCGGCCAGGCAAAAGGTCCTGCCCTATGTGCTCGTCAACAATCGTTCGGAGGGCAACGCCCCGCTCACCGTCCAGGCCATTGTGGAGGCGTTGGCCGGAATCCCCGATTGA
- a CDS encoding cytochrome c, whose protein sequence is MRQKMVEHMSMKAWMVGASVAVMVAALVACESNATNPEGAKPAGGSTPADVQVGEGKFAANCAACHGARGVGTKQGPPLVHKIYEPNHHADMAFFRAAENGVRAHHWEFGNMPKIEGVTPADVEQIIRYVRWLQREAGIY, encoded by the coding sequence ATGAGGCAGAAGATGGTGGAGCACATGTCGATGAAAGCCTGGATGGTGGGCGCGAGCGTGGCGGTCATGGTGGCCGCCTTGGTTGCCTGCGAGTCGAATGCGACCAATCCGGAGGGGGCCAAGCCGGCCGGCGGTTCGACGCCGGCGGATGTGCAAGTCGGAGAAGGCAAGTTCGCGGCGAACTGCGCCGCCTGCCACGGCGCTCGCGGGGTCGGCACAAAGCAGGGGCCACCTCTCGTCCATAAGATTTATGAGCCGAATCATCATGCCGATATGGCCTTTTTCCGCGCAGCGGAGAATGGCGTGCGCGCCCACCATTGGGAGTTCGGGAATATGCCGAAGATTGAGGGCGTGACGCCCGCCGATGTCGAGCAAATCATTCGGTATGTGCGCTGGTTGCAACGCGAGGCGGGGATTTACTGA
- the queC gene encoding 7-cyano-7-deazaguanine synthase QueC: MTHPQSKAVVLLSGGLDSTVTAAIAQQDGHRIHCVTIAYGQRHGVEVQRAQAVAAALGAVGHVIVTVDLRAFGGSALTADVAVPKDRTQTERAGEIPVTYVPARNTIFLSLALAYAETLDAQAIYFGANVLDYSGYPDCRPEFIRAFETVARLGTKMGIEGRAVEVRAPLLMLSKAEIVRRGQELEVPFALTHSCYDPSVDGVACGRCDSCRIRREGFRLAGVEDPVPYAIL, from the coding sequence ATGACTCATCCCCAGTCGAAGGCCGTGGTGTTGCTGAGTGGCGGGTTGGATTCCACCGTCACGGCCGCCATCGCGCAACAGGATGGCCATCGCATTCACTGTGTGACGATCGCGTATGGGCAACGCCATGGTGTGGAGGTGCAGCGTGCTCAGGCCGTTGCGGCGGCATTGGGTGCGGTAGGCCATGTGATTGTCACGGTTGACCTGCGGGCATTCGGGGGGTCCGCCCTGACTGCCGATGTGGCGGTACCGAAAGACCGGACCCAGACAGAACGGGCCGGAGAAATTCCGGTCACCTACGTTCCGGCACGCAACACGATTTTTCTCTCGCTGGCATTGGCCTATGCCGAAACCCTGGACGCGCAGGCCATCTACTTCGGCGCCAATGTGCTGGACTATTCCGGTTATCCGGATTGCCGCCCGGAGTTTATCCGCGCGTTTGAGACGGTGGCCCGGCTTGGGACGAAGATGGGGATCGAGGGACGTGCGGTTGAGGTTCGCGCACCGCTCCTGATGCTCTCTAAGGCGGAGATCGTGCGCCGGGGACAGGAACTGGAGGTGCCGTTTGCGCTCACACACAGTTGCTACGATCCCAGCGTTGACGGGGTGGCCTGCGGGCGCTGCGACAGTTGTCGGATTCGTCGGGAAGGTTTTCGCCTGGCGGGAGTTGAGGATCCTGTCCCCTATGCGATACTCTAG
- a CDS encoding TraR/DksA family transcriptional regulator, which translates to MTEKDEDSVAARVVAALTQKETPKEKEERQRRREVLQRMLLGKRQEIMREIEGNLGQSLTEDQQRRLESARDVGDQALMDLDRELGISLMEMRNRKRQAIDEALTRLSEGTYGICAECGIEVSEKRLEAVPFAKLCVQCQSQQELLEKIEKEEDRD; encoded by the coding sequence ATGACCGAAAAAGATGAAGACAGCGTGGCCGCGCGTGTGGTGGCCGCGTTGACCCAGAAAGAAACGCCGAAAGAAAAAGAAGAGCGCCAGCGCCGGCGCGAAGTCCTGCAGCGTATGCTGCTCGGGAAACGTCAGGAGATTATGCGGGAGATCGAGGGGAACCTCGGCCAATCGCTGACGGAAGACCAGCAGCGTCGGTTGGAATCAGCCCGCGATGTGGGCGACCAAGCGCTCATGGATTTGGATCGCGAACTCGGCATCTCGCTCATGGAGATGCGAAACAGGAAGCGGCAGGCGATCGATGAGGCGTTAACCAGACTCAGCGAAGGCACCTACGGTATTTGCGCGGAATGCGGCATCGAAGTCAGCGAAAAGCGATTGGAAGCCGTGCCCTTCGCGAAACTGTGCGTGCAATGTCAGTCTCAGCAGGAACTCCTCGAGAAGATTGAGAAGGAAGAGGATCGAGACTAG
- a CDS encoding adenine phosphoribosyltransferase, translating into MNYKALIREVPDFPKPGILFYDITTLLKNAQAFRAIADELAARYEGQGIAKVIGIESRGFILGGTLAARLGAGFVPVRKPGKLPADIFEVEYNLEYGSSVLAIHRDAVAAGERVLIVDDLLATGGTAAATVDLVRQLGGEIAGLDFLIELKGLKGRDRLTGYNVHSMIIYP; encoded by the coding sequence ATGAACTACAAAGCCCTCATTCGAGAAGTCCCCGACTTTCCTAAGCCCGGCATTCTGTTCTACGACATTACCACCCTCCTCAAAAACGCTCAGGCCTTTCGCGCCATTGCCGATGAGCTGGCTGCCCGGTATGAAGGCCAGGGCATTGCCAAGGTCATTGGAATCGAGTCGCGGGGGTTCATCCTCGGTGGCACCTTGGCGGCCAGGCTCGGGGCCGGATTCGTGCCTGTCCGAAAGCCTGGAAAACTGCCGGCGGACATTTTTGAGGTGGAATACAACCTGGAATACGGGTCCAGCGTGTTGGCAATCCATCGGGACGCGGTCGCGGCCGGAGAGCGGGTGTTGATCGTGGACGACCTGCTGGCTACAGGGGGGACGGCGGCGGCGACGGTGGATCTCGTGCGCCAGCTCGGTGGAGAGATCGCGGGACTGGACTTTCTGATCGAGTTAAAAGGCCTGAAGGGGCGTGATCGACTGACCGGCTACAACGTGCATTCCATGATCATCTATCCCTAA
- a CDS encoding sigma-70 family RNA polymerase sigma factor: MARRATMRQDTGMNPSVSTRRPRATRRDEDEESDSQGHVEAEESGAESRSSESGRAEGLDTIKSYLREVRKSTLLNFKQEQSLGKRIMAGDEAARQEMIEANLRLVISIGKRYMNRGFPFADIVEEGNLGLIKAVEKFNYKRGFRFSTYASWWIRQFIERAIINQGKLVRLPVHVVERLNRYLGKVEQLVHELGREPLSEEVAAKLKVSVAEVDDLKQLVRTTCSLDSPISDRQDTFLRDVIEDPLCLTPADTAEGVMRRAELMAWVNELPEKERTVILARFGLDGAESRTLEEIGQEMGLTRERVRQIETAALARLRGIIERKTMKRADLL; the protein is encoded by the coding sequence ATGGCTCGACGTGCAACCATGCGACAGGACACCGGGATGAATCCGTCGGTCTCGACTCGCCGCCCGCGCGCGACGCGGAGAGATGAGGATGAGGAGTCGGACTCCCAGGGCCATGTTGAGGCGGAAGAGTCTGGAGCCGAGAGCCGTTCGTCCGAATCCGGGCGCGCAGAAGGCCTCGACACGATCAAGAGTTATCTGCGCGAGGTGCGCAAGTCGACCCTGTTGAATTTCAAGCAGGAACAATCGCTGGGCAAGCGGATCATGGCTGGCGATGAAGCCGCCCGGCAGGAGATGATCGAGGCGAATCTTCGGTTGGTCATCAGCATCGGGAAGCGGTACATGAACCGGGGATTTCCCTTTGCCGATATCGTTGAAGAAGGCAATCTCGGTCTGATCAAGGCGGTCGAGAAGTTCAATTACAAGCGCGGGTTCCGGTTCAGCACCTACGCGTCCTGGTGGATCCGGCAGTTTATCGAGCGGGCCATCATCAACCAGGGGAAGCTGGTTCGATTGCCCGTTCATGTCGTCGAGCGGTTGAACCGCTATCTGGGCAAGGTGGAGCAACTGGTTCATGAGCTTGGGCGGGAACCGCTGTCCGAGGAAGTCGCGGCCAAACTGAAAGTCAGCGTCGCGGAAGTGGATGATCTCAAGCAACTGGTCCGTACCACCTGTTCGCTCGACAGCCCGATCAGTGATCGCCAGGATACCTTTTTGCGGGACGTGATCGAAGACCCGCTGTGCCTCACTCCAGCCGATACCGCTGAAGGTGTGATGCGGCGGGCCGAACTGATGGCCTGGGTCAACGAGCTGCCGGAAAAGGAGCGCACGGTCATTCTGGCTCGGTTTGGACTTGACGGGGCTGAGTCGCGGACGTTAGAAGAGATCGGCCAAGAGATGGGGCTGACTCGTGAGCGCGTTCGTCAGATCGAAACGGCCGCACTTGCCAGGCTCCGCGGAATCATTGAACGGAAAACCATGAAACGGGCGGATCTCTTATGA
- a CDS encoding acylphosphatase has translation MTETGDAVRAKILVSGRVQGVGYRAFACRMAASRGLTGGVENLDSGQVSVDVEGCRSVLEEFLTDLKRGPVGARVTQVHVEWGNATGRFHDFTIR, from the coding sequence ATGACAGAGACGGGCGATGCCGTACGGGCAAAAATCTTGGTGAGCGGTCGTGTGCAGGGAGTGGGCTATCGGGCGTTCGCCTGCCGCATGGCCGCCTCGCGCGGATTGACCGGTGGTGTGGAGAATCTGGATAGCGGGCAAGTCTCTGTGGATGTTGAGGGGTGTCGGAGTGTCCTCGAGGAATTCCTGACGGATCTCAAACGCGGGCCGGTGGGGGCGCGTGTGACCCAGGTGCACGTGGAGTGGGGCAACGCGACGGGCCGGTTTCATGACTTTACGATTCGGTAG